From the Alkalibacter rhizosphaerae genome, one window contains:
- the smpB gene encoding SsrA-binding protein SmpB, translated as MKTETKTIAQNRKARHEYFIEETFEAGIELFGTEVKSIRAGKVNLKDSYADVYNGEMYIYNMHISPYEHGNIFNKDPLRTRKLLMHKKEITKLMGLKQTQGYTLVPLSLYFKGSRVKVQLALAKGKKVYDKRHDIAKKDAERRIQKATRVDRRSE; from the coding sequence ATGAAGACAGAAACCAAGACAATTGCACAAAACAGAAAAGCCAGACACGAATACTTCATTGAGGAAACCTTTGAAGCCGGCATTGAATTGTTCGGTACGGAAGTAAAGTCCATCCGGGCAGGCAAGGTGAATCTAAAGGACAGCTATGCCGATGTATACAATGGGGAAATGTACATCTACAACATGCACATCAGTCCCTATGAACACGGAAATATCTTCAACAAGGATCCTCTGCGTACCAGGAAGCTTTTGATGCACAAGAAAGAGATCACCAAGCTGATGGGGTTGAAACAGACCCAGGGATATACGTTGGTGCCCCTAAGCTTGTACTTCAAGGGCAGCAGGGTGAAAGTGCAACTGGCTCTGGCCAAAGGGAAGAAAGTCTACGACAAGCGCCACGACATAGCCAAGAAGGATGCGGAACGACGGATCCAAAAGGCGACCAGGGTGGATCGAAGAAGCGAGTAG
- a CDS encoding BlaI/MecI/CopY family transcriptional regulator has product MEKYKLGEMEQRFADLIWDQAPIKTRDLIAKCSEEFNWKRTTTYTMLKRLCDRGIFINENGFVTVLIPKNDFLTGKGEEFLEESFGGSLPKFVAAFAKRKKLSKREIEEIQQLINDYKKE; this is encoded by the coding sequence ATGGAAAAATATAAACTAGGAGAAATGGAACAGAGATTTGCAGATTTGATTTGGGACCAAGCACCGATAAAGACGCGTGATCTCATTGCAAAGTGTTCCGAAGAATTCAATTGGAAAAGGACAACTACTTATACAATGCTCAAGCGCCTGTGCGATCGGGGAATTTTCATCAATGAAAACGGTTTTGTAACCGTGCTTATTCCGAAAAATGATTTCTTGACTGGCAAAGGCGAAGAATTCCTGGAAGAATCCTTCGGCGGCTCCCTACCAAAGTTTGTTGCTGCATTCGCAAAACGTAAAAAGCTAAGCAAACGCGAAATAGAAGAAATACAGCAGCTCATTAACGATTACAAGAAGGAGTGA
- a CDS encoding M56 family metallopeptidase — MLEQMFLQVLNMTFVGSFVILFVLVARLLLKKAPKKYSYLLWIVVLFRLIVPFSVKSVLSLIPVNPTPIVRETIYSATPQITTGITNVDQSINAMLPAIRGNGAGNPMVDWIFFAALLWLMGVAFFMISGAVSLSKTKNSVKNAIHWKDNVYRSKEVKIPFVMGLVKPRIYMPDYLNQSEEEYILLHEQTHIKRLDHGIRILSYLVLSLHWFNPLVWIAFWRSGDDMEMSCDESVINTLGYSLKKDYSQSLLNFATGKRTFGISPLAFGEGNTKGRIKNILRYKKPRFYIMLAIVVIVIPLAIGLLLNPENETGAPYIDQINEWSEKNLEQADNYTMLINTINIWRGEDGVELTHSESEYERVVFFDPYKTKQTTLSKTEYTTQAYYELHQNEEIAQYSFFLQDEVYVISRVTKEDLGESADAFDNLYIGEGEHSPGLLSGMVDYEVVEETEEQYVLKATIEQGDLYGEVGASFILTNTRTIYYDKTSNQVMKVENHVIQDAEVLNPGMTVDGQSVKEMDFTTTIQYVNINTSEDFDLPEGEELVN, encoded by the coding sequence GTGTTGGAACAGATGTTTCTCCAAGTGCTAAACATGACTTTTGTGGGGAGTTTTGTCATTCTGTTTGTTTTAGTTGCAAGACTTCTCCTTAAAAAAGCACCTAAAAAATATTCCTATTTGCTGTGGATTGTTGTTTTGTTCCGGCTGATCGTCCCCTTTTCCGTGAAAAGTGTGCTGAGCTTGATTCCTGTGAATCCCACACCAATTGTTCGGGAAACCATCTACTCTGCAACACCCCAAATAACTACTGGTATCACTAACGTAGATCAATCCATTAATGCAATGTTACCAGCAATTCGTGGCAACGGAGCAGGAAACCCTATGGTGGACTGGATATTTTTTGCCGCCCTTCTTTGGCTTATGGGAGTTGCTTTTTTCATGATTTCCGGAGCTGTATCTCTAAGTAAAACAAAGAACTCAGTAAAAAATGCGATTCACTGGAAAGACAATGTGTACCGTTCCAAAGAGGTGAAAATACCATTTGTAATGGGACTGGTTAAGCCAAGAATTTATATGCCGGACTATTTGAATCAAAGTGAAGAAGAATACATATTGCTTCATGAGCAAACCCACATCAAAAGGTTGGATCACGGTATTAGAATTTTAAGCTATCTAGTTTTGTCTCTGCATTGGTTCAATCCATTGGTATGGATCGCGTTTTGGCGAAGTGGGGACGATATGGAAATGTCTTGCGACGAGTCCGTCATCAATACATTAGGATACAGCTTAAAGAAAGACTATTCCCAATCCCTATTGAATTTTGCCACGGGGAAAAGGACTTTTGGTATATCTCCACTTGCCTTTGGAGAAGGAAATACAAAAGGGCGTATTAAAAACATATTGCGTTATAAAAAACCTAGGTTCTACATCATGCTGGCAATAGTAGTCATAGTGATTCCGCTAGCCATTGGGTTATTGCTGAATCCAGAAAACGAAACAGGCGCTCCATATATTGATCAAATCAATGAATGGAGCGAAAAAAACTTGGAACAAGCAGATAACTATACCATGCTTATCAATACAATCAATATTTGGCGTGGTGAAGACGGCGTTGAATTAACGCATAGTGAAAGTGAATATGAAAGAGTAGTATTCTTTGACCCGTACAAAACAAAACAAACCACACTTTCAAAAACAGAATATACGACACAGGCATACTACGAATTGCATCAAAATGAAGAAATCGCACAATATTCATTCTTTTTGCAAGATGAGGTTTATGTTATTTCAAGGGTTACTAAAGAAGATTTGGGAGAATCTGCGGATGCCTTTGATAATTTGTATATTGGCGAAGGAGAACACAGCCCAGGACTGCTGTCCGGTATGGTTGATTATGAAGTAGTGGAAGAAACAGAGGAACAGTACGTGCTGAAAGCGACGATTGAACAGGGAGATCTTTATGGTGAAGTTGGAGCGAGCTTCATTTTAACCAACACACGAACAATCTACTATGACAAAACAAGCAATCAGGTAATGAAGGTGGAGAATCATGTAATACAGGATGCAGAGGTGCTGAATCCAGGCATGACAGTCGATGGACAATCTGTTAAGGAAATGGATTTCACCACCACGATACAATATGTCAATATCAATACATCTGAGGACTTTGATTTGCCAGAGGGTGAGGAGCTTGTCAACTAA
- a CDS encoding CHAP domain-containing protein, which translates to MEKIFAKSIKLVSVLIIVLILFIQSSVFAISVPGSMTVSAKSTYAAGESIVFNWTASSGATKYGLSVWKEPYGNDQYLVFDNYVTGTSKNIGSLPAGKYCVQMKPYNSAGGGPNSNVVYFTVQSSQPTVSVPGSMTVTAKSTYAAGESIVFNWTASSGAAKYGLSVWKEPYGNDQYLVFDNYVTGTSKNIGSLPAGKYCVQMKPYNSAGGGPNSNVVYFTVQSSQPTVTVPGSMTVSAKSTYAAGESVVFNWTASSGATKYGLSVWKEPYGNDQYLVFDNYVTGTSKNIGSLPAGKYCVQMKPYNSAGGGPNSNVVYFTVQSSQPTVTVPGSMTVSAKSTYAAGESVVFNWTASSGAAKYGLSVWKEPYGNDQYLVFDNYVTGTSKNIGSLPAGRYCVQMKPYNSAGGGPNSNVVYFTVYEKATMKNPLVQEEEPIGKYIPPPVKTTNDSKETSESVNNDSDETISDAAKESKNIFDFVSEKISVSVSKVISWIKGFFNSNDDKESTPTQTPKPSLIPEKEQINSDVPEQNVEPDLINERIAEVAETYANGTWGGQCKAFVNSVVSKASDGKISVGNGYQNAFARAGGIEINPQDAVRGDIIQVTPAGSDGSSVYDMYDKNDPSKQLHTAIILSNSGGGNFWVIDSNTFYSKLNPVMTPELVFRHSYNPYSSAAGSIIKIWRLN; encoded by the coding sequence ATGGAAAAGATATTTGCCAAAAGCATAAAACTGGTTTCAGTACTGATCATTGTATTAATCTTATTTATTCAATCATCAGTTTTTGCTATTTCGGTACCGGGTTCCATGACGGTATCGGCAAAATCCACGTATGCAGCAGGAGAAAGCATCGTGTTCAACTGGACGGCCTCCAGCGGCGCGACCAAATACGGATTGTCCGTGTGGAAGGAACCATACGGCAACGACCAGTACTTGGTATTTGACAACTATGTAACCGGAACCTCCAAGAACATCGGATCCTTGCCGGCAGGGAAATACTGTGTGCAGATGAAGCCATACAATAGTGCCGGTGGCGGACCAAACAGCAATGTGGTCTATTTCACGGTGCAATCATCACAGCCCACTGTATCGGTACCGGGTTCCATGACGGTAACGGCAAAATCCACGTATGCAGCAGGAGAAAGCATCGTGTTCAACTGGACGGCATCCAGCGGTGCAGCCAAATACGGATTGTCCGTATGGAAGGAACCATACGGAAACGACCAGTACTTGGTGTTTGACAACTATGTAACCGGAACCTCCAAGAACATCGGATCCTTGCCGGCAGGGAAATACTGTGTGCAGATGAAGCCATACAATAGTGCCGGTGGCGGACCAAACAGCAATGTGGTCTATTTCACGGTGCAATCATCACAACCCACAGTAACGGTACCGGGTTCCATGACGGTATCGGCAAAATCCACGTATGCAGCAGGAGAAAGCGTCGTGTTCAACTGGACGGCCTCCAGCGGCGCGACCAAATACGGATTGTCCGTATGGAAGGAACCATACGGAAACGACCAGTACTTGGTGTTTGACAACTATGTAACCGGAACCTCCAAGAACATCGGATCCTTGCCGGCAGGGAAATACTGTGTGCAGATGAAGCCATACAATAGCGCCGGTGGCGGGCCAAACAGCAATGTGGTTTACTTCACGGTGCAATCATCACAACCCACAGTAACGGTACCGGGCTCCATGACGGTATCGGCAAAATCCACGTATGCAGCAGGAGAAAGCGTCGTGTTCAATTGGACGGCATCCAGCGGTGCAGCCAAATACGGATTGTCCGTATGGAAGGAACCATACGGAAACGACCAGTACTTGGTGTTTGACAACTATGTAACCGGAACCTCCAAGAACATCGGATCCTTGCCGGCAGGGAGATACTGTGTGCAGATGAAGCCATACAATAGTGCCGGTGGTGGGCCAAACAGCAATGTGGTCTATTTCACGGTGTATGAAAAAGCGACGATGAAAAATCCGCTTGTGCAGGAAGAAGAACCGATTGGTAAATATATACCTCCACCTGTAAAAACTACTAATGATTCAAAAGAAACGTCTGAATCGGTCAATAATGATAGTGATGAAACCATTTCAGATGCGGCTAAAGAATCAAAAAATATCTTTGATTTTGTGTCTGAAAAGATTTCAGTCAGTGTTTCTAAAGTGATTTCGTGGATCAAAGGATTCTTTAATAGCAATGATGATAAGGAATCTACGCCGACTCAAACACCGAAACCATCACTTATACCAGAAAAGGAACAAATTAATTCGGATGTTCCTGAACAAAATGTTGAACCGGATCTTATAAATGAAAGGATAGCTGAGGTTGCGGAGACTTATGCTAATGGAACTTGGGGTGGTCAGTGTAAAGCTTTTGTGAATAGTGTCGTCTCAAAGGCAAGTGATGGAAAGATCAGCGTTGGTAATGGTTATCAAAATGCATTTGCGAGAGCAGGAGGTATAGAGATAAACCCTCAAGATGCTGTACGAGGAGACATTATTCAGGTTACTCCTGCAGGAAGTGATGGCAGCTCTGTTTATGATATGTATGACAAAAACGATCCATCGAAACAATTACATACCGCAATAATACTTTCTAATAGTGGGGGCGGGAATTTTTGGGTCATCGATTCCAATACTTTTTATTCAAAACTCAATCCGGTAATGACACCAGAACTTGTCTTTCGGCATTCGTATAATCCATACTCCAGCGCGGCTGGGAGTATCATTAAAATATGGAGGCTAAATTAG
- a CDS encoding PQQ-dependent sugar dehydrogenase, with protein sequence MKKKWLVIPIALVLLFVFWQMGGIDFFLARTIFAPDQNPDSQDEGDGLDNDELDIGKLDYDIEVIGENFEIPWEIVPLPDGRLLVTERPGRVVMLDGKEVNIVLDVEHTGEGGLLGMEISPDFKDSNHLFLYYTYSADNQTFNRVSRFTLEENALVDEVYILDKIPGSRFHNGGRLKFGPDEKLYITTGDAQNPELSQDLDSLAGKILRINPDGSIPADNPFEDSPVFAYGFRNPQGIAWHPVSGDLFASDHGPDSQDEINRILPGKNYGWPVVTCLDGDTEYEDPISCYSEFTLAPSGIAIDSWDQSERSHLYVAGLRGNMVMRMELDDKGGYVRQEELFRDYGRIRTIVHYEGALYAATNNRDGRGVPKENDDVVLKITPIFPSTK encoded by the coding sequence ATGAAGAAGAAATGGTTGGTAATACCTATCGCGTTGGTCCTCCTATTTGTTTTCTGGCAAATGGGAGGAATCGATTTTTTCCTGGCTCGAACTATTTTTGCTCCAGATCAAAATCCTGATTCACAGGACGAAGGAGATGGGTTGGACAACGATGAACTTGACATTGGGAAGCTGGATTATGATATTGAAGTAATTGGGGAAAATTTCGAAATTCCATGGGAGATCGTGCCTTTACCGGATGGACGTCTTCTGGTGACAGAGAGACCCGGAAGAGTGGTCATGCTGGATGGGAAGGAAGTGAATATCGTGCTTGATGTGGAACATACAGGCGAAGGAGGTCTCCTGGGTATGGAGATCAGCCCGGATTTCAAGGATAGCAATCACCTTTTTCTGTATTACACCTACAGCGCAGACAATCAAACATTTAACAGAGTTTCCCGGTTTACCCTTGAAGAAAATGCCCTTGTGGATGAGGTGTATATTCTAGACAAAATTCCAGGATCCAGATTCCATAATGGAGGAAGGCTGAAATTCGGTCCGGACGAAAAACTTTATATTACGACCGGTGATGCCCAGAACCCAGAACTGTCTCAAGATCTGGACTCCTTGGCTGGCAAGATCCTGCGAATCAATCCAGATGGTTCCATACCTGCCGATAATCCATTTGAGGATAGTCCCGTGTTTGCCTATGGATTTCGCAATCCACAAGGCATTGCCTGGCATCCTGTCAGCGGAGACCTATTTGCCAGTGACCATGGACCCGATAGCCAGGATGAAATAAATCGGATATTGCCAGGCAAGAATTATGGGTGGCCGGTAGTCACGTGCCTCGATGGGGATACGGAATACGAGGATCCCATATCCTGTTATTCCGAGTTTACCTTGGCTCCTTCGGGGATCGCTATTGATTCTTGGGATCAATCTGAGAGATCCCATTTGTATGTAGCGGGATTAAGAGGGAATATGGTTATGAGAATGGAGTTGGATGACAAGGGCGGATATGTTCGCCAGGAAGAGCTTTTCAGAGACTACGGACGCATAAGAACGATTGTCCACTATGAAGGGGCCTTATATGCGGCAACGAACAATAGAGATGGAAGAGGTGTTCCAAAAGAAAATGATGATGTGGTTTTAAAAATAACACCGATTTTTCCATCAACAAAATAA
- a CDS encoding VOC family protein, whose product MNKIIPHLWYDKEAKEAAVLYTKAFRDSRIMGSTILRDTPSGDTEIVDFELMGTRFQAISAGPYFTFNPSISLMVSLNAKEEVERLWSVLSEGGEALMPLQEYPFSKLYGWVKDKFGLTWQLMFVEDEARQKIKPSLLFSNGVCGLAEEAVRFYLEVFEDSSIAWINHYREGEAQDKEARVNFAAFTLSNMEMVAMDNGMGGDFTFTEAFSLIVFCKNQLEIDYYWEKLSADPAAEQCGWIKDKYGLSWQIIPEGLDELLVQGSEEEISRATKAFLQMKKIDLKELERVRKGS is encoded by the coding sequence ATGAATAAAATAATTCCTCATCTGTGGTATGACAAAGAGGCCAAAGAAGCAGCTGTATTATATACAAAAGCATTTCGAGACTCGCGGATCATGGGTTCAACCATATTGAGAGATACACCATCTGGAGACACTGAGATCGTTGATTTCGAATTGATGGGCACCCGGTTTCAAGCGATCAGCGCAGGCCCATATTTTACGTTCAACCCATCCATCTCCCTTATGGTTTCGTTGAATGCGAAAGAAGAAGTGGAGCGTCTGTGGTCTGTCTTATCGGAAGGCGGCGAAGCCTTGATGCCCCTCCAGGAATATCCGTTCAGCAAGTTGTATGGGTGGGTGAAAGACAAATTCGGGCTCACTTGGCAGTTGATGTTTGTCGAAGACGAAGCGAGACAGAAAATCAAGCCCAGCCTACTGTTTTCAAATGGGGTCTGCGGCCTAGCGGAAGAAGCGGTGAGGTTCTACTTGGAGGTTTTTGAGGATTCCAGCATAGCGTGGATCAATCACTACAGAGAGGGAGAAGCCCAGGATAAAGAGGCCAGGGTGAATTTTGCGGCATTCACGCTATCGAACATGGAAATGGTTGCAATGGACAATGGCATGGGTGGAGACTTTACTTTTACTGAAGCCTTTTCTCTGATCGTATTTTGCAAGAACCAGCTGGAGATCGATTATTATTGGGAGAAGCTCTCGGCAGATCCTGCTGCAGAACAATGCGGGTGGATCAAGGACAAATACGGTCTGTCCTGGCAAATCATACCAGAAGGATTGGACGAATTGTTGGTTCAAGGTTCTGAAGAAGAAATTTCAAGAGCTACCAAAGCATTCCTCCAAATGAAAAAAATCGATTTGAAAGAATTGGAACGAGTCCGAAAAGGATCATGA
- a CDS encoding DUF1836 domain-containing protein, with product MIKKMELYDYSMIMSEVKLTLWDDLPDFAIYSDQMLKIVTDEISFMQNGDEKLLTKSMVNNYVKWGMMPKPVKKKYERQHIAYVIVITILKQVLPISKIKDGIQLQIALQGNEKTAYDSFCEAFEESMRTVFLPILDQSSPYTLAEREISAEKLAISSITTALCCKLLTEKIIETKIESI from the coding sequence ATGATAAAAAAAATGGAATTATACGACTACAGCATGATCATGAGCGAAGTAAAACTTACTTTATGGGATGACTTGCCGGATTTTGCAATTTATTCGGACCAGATGTTGAAAATCGTTACAGACGAAATATCTTTTATGCAAAACGGTGATGAAAAACTCCTTACCAAAAGCATGGTGAACAATTATGTAAAATGGGGGATGATGCCAAAGCCAGTAAAGAAAAAGTATGAAAGGCAACATATTGCATATGTTATAGTCATCACCATACTCAAACAGGTGCTGCCGATTTCGAAAATCAAAGATGGGATCCAATTGCAGATCGCTTTGCAGGGAAATGAAAAAACAGCCTACGATTCTTTTTGCGAAGCATTCGAGGAATCCATGAGAACCGTTTTTCTTCCGATCTTAGACCAAAGCAGTCCCTATACCTTGGCGGAAAGGGAAATAAGCGCTGAAAAGCTTGCCATTTCTTCCATTACGACAGCATTATGCTGTAAATTGTTAACGGAAAAAATCATAGAAACGAAAATTGAAAGTATATAA
- a CDS encoding DegV family protein encodes MDQNKIAILTDSCSDVPQSLLERFHIYEMALRINYKDRSYRDRVDISPEEVYENLQKEIPHTSFPTIGEMHETIEKIVADGYDQIIIPVISSGLSGTFKAIKMVCEDFKDIKTKVIDTKNIGLGSGFLSVYAAQLRDQKLNFEEIVEKVENKIATSNIYFSLKTLEYLIKGGRLGRVEGMIGRLLQVKPIITCDTDGIYYTVEKARGRKQSISKLIKIVQDKIKDKKNYYLCICHGYAQEEADKIREMMQPYVDSAALFMEGQISPALGVHTGPGLIGIGCFELDD; translated from the coding sequence ATGGATCAAAATAAAATTGCGATACTAACAGATTCTTGCTCGGATGTACCTCAAAGTTTATTGGAAAGATTTCATATTTATGAAATGGCACTAAGGATCAATTATAAAGACAGATCTTATCGGGACAGAGTCGACATAAGCCCGGAAGAAGTATATGAAAACCTGCAAAAAGAAATACCCCATACAAGTTTTCCAACGATCGGTGAAATGCATGAGACCATCGAAAAAATTGTAGCCGACGGATACGATCAAATAATCATTCCAGTGATCTCTTCAGGGTTGAGCGGAACATTCAAGGCAATCAAAATGGTTTGTGAGGATTTTAAAGACATCAAAACGAAAGTGATAGACACAAAAAATATTGGGCTTGGTTCTGGTTTTCTGTCCGTTTATGCAGCACAATTACGTGATCAAAAATTAAATTTTGAAGAAATCGTTGAGAAAGTCGAAAATAAAATCGCAACCTCCAATATTTACTTTAGTTTGAAAACATTGGAGTATCTTATCAAGGGTGGAAGATTAGGACGTGTAGAAGGAATGATCGGAAGACTCCTCCAAGTCAAGCCAATTATTACCTGCGACACAGACGGGATCTATTATACCGTAGAAAAAGCTCGGGGAAGAAAACAGAGCATCAGCAAGCTCATAAAAATCGTTCAAGATAAAATCAAAGACAAGAAAAATTATTATCTTTGCATTTGTCATGGTTATGCCCAAGAAGAAGCAGACAAAATAAGAGAAATGATGCAGCCATATGTAGACAGTGCAGCATTATTCATGGAAGGGCAAATCTCTCCAGCCCTTGGTGTTCATACAGGACCGGGACTTATTGGTATCGGATGCTTCGAACTGGATGATTGA
- a CDS encoding SOUL family heme-binding protein → MSKYEQPEYKVVLSQPPFELRLYDEFIVVEYNNEKDPKIEKGFGTLFRYISNDNENKQKLSMTIPVIEEVVDDQMKMAFVVPKAHWENAPKPNSELLSLKKFGGGLFAVIKYGGRSNENMEKNMKQKLSEWIEVKGYRAISNHMLAFYNPPFVPGVFRRNEIMIRIEI, encoded by the coding sequence ATGTCCAAATACGAACAGCCTGAATACAAGGTGGTATTGTCACAACCACCATTTGAGTTAAGGCTATATGATGAATTTATCGTTGTGGAATACAACAACGAAAAGGATCCAAAAATCGAAAAAGGGTTTGGAACTCTCTTTCGGTATATTTCCAATGACAATGAAAACAAGCAAAAGCTCAGCATGACCATACCTGTTATTGAGGAGGTCGTGGACGATCAAATGAAAATGGCGTTTGTGGTACCAAAAGCTCACTGGGAAAACGCGCCGAAACCCAACAGTGAGTTGCTGTCTTTGAAAAAATTTGGAGGTGGTCTGTTTGCCGTGATCAAGTACGGCGGTAGATCAAACGAGAATATGGAAAAGAACATGAAGCAAAAACTTTCGGAATGGATCGAAGTAAAAGGATACAGGGCCATATCCAACCATATGCTGGCCTTCTATAATCCTCCCTTCGTTCCAGGTGTTTTTCGCCGTAATGAGATCATGATCCGAATCGAAATTTAA
- a CDS encoding methyl-accepting chemotaxis protein, with amino-acid sequence MSNRVFENDVLEAFHKIIEFISELVNEPITTFIAEGDEYKATFDVPELPFGTKPGDKLQDFEKDLLKSGKVFKSDLTAENIPTVDFPFKSIVIPIKDDTGNVVGGVFTAQSMRKKHELTELSQTVRSSLEQITSALSDLNIKVQEVVDTNLEVQKVVEESKVNTENTNEILSFIEDISSQTNLLGLNAAIEAARAGEYGRGFDVVAKEIRKLSSKSSDSVKEVAEVLKNIKSSILTIHKKIDQNTEVYETQAASLEEITASIQELQSTVENLHGFAEKL; translated from the coding sequence ATGAGCAACCGAGTATTTGAAAATGACGTATTGGAAGCATTTCACAAGATCATTGAATTCATTTCGGAACTGGTCAACGAACCGATCACAACGTTTATTGCCGAAGGAGATGAGTACAAAGCAACATTTGACGTGCCCGAATTGCCTTTTGGCACAAAACCAGGTGACAAATTGCAGGATTTTGAAAAAGATCTATTAAAAAGCGGAAAGGTGTTCAAATCCGATTTAACGGCGGAAAATATCCCCACCGTAGATTTCCCCTTCAAATCCATCGTTATCCCTATAAAAGATGATACAGGCAACGTTGTCGGTGGAGTTTTCACTGCCCAATCCATGCGAAAAAAACATGAGTTGACCGAACTTTCCCAAACGGTTCGTTCTTCCCTGGAGCAGATCACCTCCGCTCTCAGCGATTTGAATATCAAAGTGCAGGAAGTGGTGGACACCAACCTGGAAGTTCAAAAAGTTGTGGAAGAATCCAAAGTGAATACGGAAAATACCAATGAGATCCTTTCCTTTATCGAAGATATTTCTTCGCAAACGAATCTGTTGGGACTAAATGCTGCAATTGAAGCAGCCAGGGCAGGTGAATATGGACGGGGCTTCGATGTAGTGGCAAAAGAGATCCGGAAACTATCGAGCAAATCCAGTGATTCCGTAAAAGAAGTGGCGGAAGTCCTAAAAAACATTAAATCATCCATATTGACCATCCATAAAAAAATCGACCAAAATACGGAAGTTTACGAAACCCAGGCAGCTAGCCTTGAGGAAATCACTGCCTCCATCCAGGAACTTCAATCCACAGTAGAAAACCTGCATGGATTTGCAGAAAAACTATAG
- a CDS encoding GNAT family N-acetyltransferase, producing the protein MSHTTNIPNFTLRFAKETDVPTIFNFIKELAKYEKMSHEVVATEALLKESIFERNMAEVVIGEYENKPVAFALFFHNFSTFLGKPGIYLEDLFVLPEMRGRGFGKTMLSFLAKLCVDRKCGRLEWWCLDWNQPSIDFYKQMGAVPMDDWTVYRVNDESLIKLASHCGNQA; encoded by the coding sequence ATGTCACATACTACAAACATTCCAAATTTCACCTTGCGATTTGCCAAAGAAACAGATGTACCAACTATTTTTAACTTTATCAAAGAATTGGCCAAGTACGAAAAAATGTCTCACGAAGTGGTAGCCACAGAAGCGCTGCTGAAAGAATCCATCTTTGAAAGAAATATGGCGGAGGTGGTCATTGGAGAATACGAGAACAAACCAGTAGCTTTTGCTTTATTTTTTCACAATTTTTCCACGTTTTTGGGCAAACCCGGAATTTACCTGGAAGATTTGTTTGTCCTGCCTGAGATGAGAGGTAGAGGATTCGGAAAAACCATGCTTTCTTTTCTTGCAAAATTGTGTGTGGACAGAAAGTGCGGAAGACTGGAATGGTGGTGCCTGGATTGGAACCAACCCTCCATTGATTTCTACAAACAAATGGGCGCTGTTCCCATGGACGACTGGACCGTTTATCGAGTAAATGACGAATCCCTGATCAAACTGGCAAGTCACTGCGGCAATCAAGCCTGA